In a single window of the Arachis hypogaea cultivar Tifrunner chromosome 6, arahy.Tifrunner.gnm2.J5K5, whole genome shotgun sequence genome:
- the LOC112697144 gene encoding NAC domain-containing protein 83 — MSCIYKLTHTHFSLSSHIKQHCSLSHPSNPSIFFFQRGVPLKPPFFFFFFFFFEMDNRLATNSSYASLRLPVGYRFCPSDEVFVSCYLKNKALSKTLDFDVVPVFDVFNTEPKNLPSGGKVFLETKYFYFDLKERVFEDNNKIEAGKGHWKRVGKGNQELLNNNNKLIGFKTKFVFWRKKNRTQFLKTKWVMFEFRVFLNPSQIMSSWAGYKIYLKKDKRRNKKAKFSCEESSDDDEEEEAERASEVNFADEISGINTGPLSPTSSNESSVTN, encoded by the exons ATGTCTTGTATCTATAAATTAACCCACACCCACTTTTCTCTGTCCTCACACATAAAACAACACTGCTCTTTGTCTCATCCTTCAAAtccctctatcttcttcttccaaAGGGGAGTTCCACTCAaaccccccttcttcttcttcttcttcttcttctttgagatGGATAACAGGTTGGCCACAAACTCCTCTTATGCTTCTCTTAGATTGCCCGTTGGCTACAGATTCTGCCCCTCTGACGAGGTTTTTGTCTCTTGCTACCTCAAAAACAAGGCCCTTTCAAAAACATTGGATTTTGATGTTGTTCCTGTCTTCGATGTCTTCAACACTGAGCCCAAGAATCTCCCTTCAG GAGGAAAGGTGTTTCTGGAGACAAAGTACTTTTACTTTGATCTGAAAGAGCGTGTGTTTGAAGACAATAACAAGATTGAAGCAGGGAAAGGGCACTGGAAAAGGGTGGGGAAAGGGAATCAGGAGCTTCtaaataacaacaacaaactCATTGGGTTCAAGACCAAGTTTGTTTTTTGGAGGAAGAAGAACCGCACTCAATTTCTTAAAACTAAGTGGGTTATGTTTGAGTTCCGTGTTTTTCTCAACCCCTCTCAG ATAATGTCATCATGGGCTGGCTACAAAATATATCTGAAGAAGGATAAGAGGAGGAACAAGAAGGCAAAGTTTTCTTGCGAGGAAAgcagtgatgatgatgaagaagaagaagcagaaagaGCAAGTGAAGTAAATTTTGCAGATGAGATAAGTGGAATTAACACAGGACCTCTTTCACCAACTTCATCTAATGAATCCTCTGttacaaattaa